Proteins from a single region of Flavobacterium sp. YJ01:
- a CDS encoding MAC/perforin domain-containing protein, whose product MKKNTFLSSLILMLILIVSCSENPVIEDQTNIVVTDKSLTSKSGDGMYDLLGAGYDVTKKFANPESAGFQVIDIERFKTEQAGRLVLESLYSSELKEDYAENAESYSRGISSKTDATAKFKVYGVDISASFKYSKRDSTHFDSKYIYGSCSVLIKQRRSRMNTSIDLLKQYLTPEFVADLQSKTAQQIVRDYGTHVLVDIYTGAKLDIMYQSETTNDNRVEASKVGVKVNVSKYFDVNTNTDVNTSSASKNINGKLHYTTRGGDPSKSLVGDINVNESTTKLNISGWQNSSTPSNSVLVDIAQSGLVNISDLIDNPTKKTELINYNTQYLADNTVVGIDIPEYLYSYKNDGASMHYLDFSTNLQPTNYWINEGPNFKAFKYKAENTIPIYGYKSTVGWEHYYAKVSTLQPTSYWNQYMGVCFYAYSEPGPGRTPVYSYKASSDHYFAISPSAGSSYWTKEGIAFYAPL is encoded by the coding sequence ATGAAAAAAAATACTTTTCTATCTTCATTGATTTTAATGTTGATATTAATTGTCTCTTGCTCTGAGAATCCTGTAATTGAAGACCAAACAAATATTGTAGTTACAGATAAGTCATTAACATCCAAAAGTGGTGATGGTATGTACGATTTATTGGGAGCAGGTTATGATGTAACTAAAAAATTCGCAAACCCAGAATCTGCAGGATTTCAAGTCATTGACATTGAAAGATTCAAAACAGAACAAGCTGGAAGATTAGTACTAGAATCATTATACTCGTCAGAATTAAAAGAAGACTACGCAGAAAATGCTGAATCATACTCTAGAGGAATCTCTTCGAAAACTGATGCTACTGCAAAATTTAAAGTATATGGGGTAGACATTTCTGCTTCATTTAAATATAGTAAGCGTGATTCAACTCATTTTGATTCAAAGTACATTTATGGTAGTTGTAGCGTACTAATTAAGCAACGCAGATCTAGAATGAACACCTCTATTGATTTATTAAAGCAATATTTAACCCCAGAATTTGTCGCTGACTTACAATCAAAAACTGCTCAGCAAATTGTGAGAGACTATGGGACACATGTCCTTGTGGATATATATACTGGGGCTAAACTGGATATAATGTATCAATCCGAAACAACAAATGACAATAGAGTCGAAGCCTCTAAAGTTGGAGTTAAAGTAAATGTATCGAAATATTTTGATGTAAATACCAATACTGATGTAAATACTTCATCTGCATCAAAAAATATAAATGGAAAGCTTCATTATACCACAAGAGGCGGAGATCCATCGAAGTCTTTAGTTGGTGATATTAATGTAAATGAATCTACAACAAAGTTAAACATTTCAGGCTGGCAAAACAGCTCTACCCCATCTAATTCCGTTTTAGTTGATATAGCGCAATCTGGTTTGGTAAATATTTCCGATTTAATAGATAACCCTACTAAAAAAACAGAATTAATAAACTACAATACTCAGTATCTCGCTGACAATACTGTAGTTGGTATTGATATTCCAGAATATTTGTACAGTTATAAAAATGATGGAGCAAGTATGCATTACTTAGATTTTAGTACTAATTTACAACCAACAAATTATTGGATCAATGAAGGTCCTAATTTTAAGGCATTTAAATATAAAGCAGAAAATACTATTCCTATTTATGGATATAAAAGCACAGTAGGTTGGGAGCATTACTATGCAAAAGTTAGCACATTACAACCCACGTCATATTGGAATCAATACATGGGGGTTTGCTTTTATGCATATTCAGAACCTGGTCCAGGAAGAACTCCAGTATACTCATATAAAGCTAGTAGCGATCATTATTTTGCAATTTCTCCAAGTGCTGGCTCTAGTTATTGGACAAAAGAAGGTATAGCGTTTTATGCACCATTATAA
- a CDS encoding thioredoxin fold domain-containing protein codes for MKKLFLTIFFFGISATAFCQLKTNSFQEIDSLQQIRKRKIIVFIHTDWCQFCQRMKATTFKNQEIIEKLNSDFYFVDFNAEEKQDITFNNHVFKYLPSGNNVGVHELALQLGTQNNQITYPVLCVLNEKNEIIFQYSNYLAPKDFKLLLNKLED; via the coding sequence ATGAAAAAGCTATTTCTAACAATTTTCTTCTTCGGAATTTCAGCAACAGCTTTCTGTCAGCTGAAGACTAACTCTTTTCAAGAAATAGATAGTTTACAGCAAATTCGAAAGCGAAAAATCATTGTTTTTATTCATACCGACTGGTGTCAGTTTTGCCAAAGAATGAAAGCTACAACTTTTAAAAATCAGGAAATTATTGAAAAACTAAATTCAGATTTTTATTTCGTTGATTTTAATGCAGAAGAAAAACAAGATATTACATTCAATAACCACGTTTTTAAATATTTGCCTTCTGGAAATAATGTTGGTGTTCATGAACTTGCTTTGCAATTAGGAACTCAAAACAATCAAATTACTTATCCCGTTTTGTGTGTTTTGAATGAGAAAAATGAAATTATATTTCAATATTCTAATTATTTAGCTCCAAAAGATTTCAAACTTCTTTTAAATAAACTCGAAGATTAG
- a CDS encoding efflux transporter outer membrane subunit encodes MKTLKILLALFLIAVFPYGCMVGPKYVKPEQPQAHSFRYSNQPADTTKSVTTIKWSSIFNDDVLIGLIEKGIQNNYDLKIAIARLEQVQANLGMAKADLFPSFQYSGQVNSAQTFQWPSTALANMSWELDFWGKYRHQKKALQNELLATDEARKVILSTIVSNIAISYFELRDFDNQLEITIHTLETRQKAYDIINERFMSGYVAELDKVQIEQQVAIAEANIPLIKRQITALENAISVLIGQVPQAIPRGKTNSELLILAEFPTSVPSALLENRPDVKRQEYLYKASFERIGVAQAMRYPSFNISAIVGFTNIMISDLFNDGSYIQNVGGGITGPIFNFGKNKRRVDYNRKLAEEMKFNFQKTYLTAIAEVENSLQNTAMFKEEWTARNRQVVAAQKNYDLSNARYYNGYVSYLEVLDAQRSLFEAQLSLSQLTQKQLSSMVQLYKALGGGWSF; translated from the coding sequence ATGAAAACCCTAAAGATACTTTTAGCGCTCTTTTTGATAGCTGTTTTTCCTTACGGATGTATGGTCGGACCAAAATATGTTAAACCAGAACAGCCTCAGGCGCATTCTTTTCGATATAGCAATCAGCCTGCTGACACTACAAAATCGGTTACTACTATAAAATGGTCATCGATATTTAACGATGATGTTTTAATTGGTTTAATCGAAAAAGGAATCCAGAATAATTATGATCTTAAAATTGCTATTGCGCGTTTAGAACAAGTACAGGCCAATCTCGGAATGGCAAAAGCTGACTTATTTCCTTCTTTTCAATATTCTGGTCAGGTTAATAGCGCCCAAACATTCCAATGGCCTTCAACGGCATTGGCAAATATGTCTTGGGAATTGGATTTCTGGGGAAAATACCGCCATCAGAAAAAGGCTTTGCAAAATGAACTTTTAGCCACCGATGAGGCAAGAAAAGTAATTTTATCCACTATAGTAAGCAATATTGCCATTTCATACTTTGAATTACGTGATTTTGACAATCAATTGGAAATTACAATTCATACTTTAGAAACTAGACAAAAAGCTTACGACATCATCAACGAACGTTTTATGAGCGGTTATGTTGCGGAATTGGACAAAGTACAAATCGAACAGCAAGTTGCCATTGCCGAAGCGAATATTCCACTAATCAAAAGACAGATTACGGCTCTAGAAAATGCAATTTCTGTTTTAATTGGACAAGTTCCGCAAGCTATTCCGAGAGGAAAAACTAATAGCGAATTATTAATTCTAGCTGAATTTCCAACTTCGGTTCCATCCGCTTTATTAGAAAATAGGCCTGATGTGAAACGTCAGGAATATTTATATAAAGCTTCGTTTGAAAGAATTGGCGTTGCGCAAGCTATGCGATATCCATCCTTTAATATTTCGGCAATTGTTGGTTTTACCAACATTATGATTAGTGATTTATTTAATGATGGCTCTTATATTCAAAATGTTGGCGGCGGAATTACTGGACCAATTTTCAATTTCGGAAAAAACAAACGTCGAGTGGATTACAACAGAAAATTAGCCGAAGAAATGAAGTTCAACTTTCAGAAAACATATCTAACTGCCATTGCAGAAGTTGAAAACTCACTTCAAAATACAGCCATGTTCAAAGAAGAATGGACCGCGCGAAATAGACAAGTCGTTGCTGCACAGAAAAATTACGATTTATCTAATGCAAGATATTATAACGGTTATGTTTCGTACTTGGAAGTCCTAGATGCTCAAAGATCTTTATTTGAAGCGCAATTAAGTCTTTCACAATTAACTCAAAAACAATTAAGTTCTATGGTTCAGTTGTATAAAGCTTTGGGCGGAGGATGGAGTTTTTAA
- a CDS encoding BrxA/BrxB family bacilliredoxin, giving the protein MYPLDMVKPMEAELTAAGFQDLHSAEAVENAIKAEGTTLVVVNSVCGCAARNARPGAKMSLQGAKKPDHLITVFAGVDKEAVDAARQHMFPFPPSSPSMALFKNGELVHMLERHHIEGRPAELIAENLQDAFNEFC; this is encoded by the coding sequence ATGTATCCACTAGACATGGTAAAACCAATGGAAGCTGAATTAACAGCTGCAGGTTTTCAAGATTTACATAGTGCTGAAGCTGTTGAGAATGCTATCAAAGCTGAAGGTACCACTTTAGTTGTTGTGAACTCTGTTTGCGGTTGTGCTGCTAGAAATGCGCGTCCAGGAGCAAAAATGAGTTTACAAGGAGCTAAAAAACCAGATCACCTTATTACGGTTTTTGCTGGTGTTGACAAAGAAGCTGTTGATGCTGCAAGACAACATATGTTTCCTTTTCCTCCATCTTCGCCATCTATGGCTTTGTTCAAAAACGGAGAATTGGTTCACATGTTAGAGCGTCACCACATCGAAGGTCGTCCAGCTGAATTAATCGCTGAGAATTTGCAAGATGCGTTTAACGAGTTTTGCTAA
- a CDS encoding lycopene cyclase family protein: MNSSQIKHFDYIFTGSGLASLMTVYKMILSGKFSDKTILLLDQNAKKTNDRTWCFWEKEESIWNSIISKNWDSALFANESFKRYMALKPYKYNQIRGIDFYNFVFEAIAKHPNITFLNEKVTDINELETHVFVGTEENRYTANYLFNSIYTKAFAESQTKFPVLQQHFIGWFVKTETEVFDSEMATFMDFSVEQKRNTRFMYVLPTSKTEALVEYTLFSEKLLPKEEYEKAIEIYLKNLKIENFKIIEKEQGSIPMTCYPFWKKNTKRVLNIGTAGGWTKASTGYTFKNSDKKSSQLVEFLQNVAPNSLSMKTFHKKSRFWVYDLLLLDILYRHNELGNSIFSSLFKKGNPTLIFKFLDEETTVVEDLKVISKCPKIPFLKALFRVIFK; encoded by the coding sequence ATGAACTCTTCGCAAATTAAACACTTTGACTATATTTTTACTGGAAGCGGACTGGCATCTTTAATGACAGTTTACAAAATGATTCTGTCTGGAAAATTCTCAGATAAGACTATTTTGCTGCTAGATCAGAATGCTAAGAAAACAAATGACAGAACTTGGTGTTTTTGGGAAAAAGAAGAATCGATTTGGAATTCTATAATTTCGAAAAATTGGGATTCTGCTTTATTTGCCAATGAAAGTTTTAAACGCTATATGGCGTTGAAACCTTATAAATACAATCAAATTCGGGGAATTGACTTTTATAATTTTGTTTTTGAAGCAATTGCAAAACATCCAAACATTACTTTTTTGAACGAAAAAGTAACCGATATTAATGAACTTGAAACTCACGTTTTTGTCGGAACAGAAGAAAATAGATACACAGCAAATTATCTTTTCAATAGTATTTATACGAAGGCTTTCGCCGAAAGCCAAACCAAATTTCCCGTTTTGCAACAGCATTTTATAGGTTGGTTTGTAAAAACAGAAACAGAAGTTTTTGATTCTGAAATGGCTACTTTCATGGATTTTTCGGTAGAACAAAAAAGAAACACACGATTTATGTATGTTCTGCCAACTTCTAAAACCGAAGCTTTAGTGGAATACACCTTGTTTTCGGAGAAACTGCTTCCAAAAGAAGAATATGAAAAGGCAATCGAAATTTATTTGAAGAATCTGAAAATTGAAAATTTTAAAATAATAGAAAAAGAACAAGGAAGTATTCCAATGACATGTTATCCTTTTTGGAAAAAAAATACAAAACGAGTTTTAAATATCGGAACCGCCGGCGGATGGACAAAAGCCAGCACAGGTTATACTTTTAAAAATTCAGATAAGAAATCATCTCAATTGGTTGAATTTCTTCAAAATGTTGCGCCAAATTCCTTAAGCATGAAAACATTTCATAAAAAAAGCCGATTTTGGGTTTATGATTTGTTGCTTCTGGATATTTTATATCGTCATAACGAATTAGGAAACAGTATTTTTTCTTCGTTATTTAAAAAAGGAAATCCTACTCTGATTTTTAAATTTTTAGATGAAGAAACAACTGTTGTTGAAGATTTAAAAGTGATTTCGAAATGTCCAAAAATACCATTTTTAAAGGCTTTATTTCGTGTAATTTTCAAATAA
- a CDS encoding glycosyltransferase, which translates to MPSPDQDSGSNRLKEIILFFKSKNYNCIICSKDTFRDNGYVSYFSKMGVIVFVETNQYKTYFDFVKSIPKVDFVWYYGARTLLYNLKKVKEIVPNAKSIFDMVDIHFLRYKRAMEIDPKRISIKKNYNKFFFVETRLAQTVDFVITISDIEKEIMLKYIDPDKLITISNIHYQKIKKEETLAFEDREDILFIGSGHEPNIDAVTYLYHEIMPIVWQKNANIKVNIIGNVKDKIKKITDSRFIFRGYVSNIDSLFTKNKIMVVPLRYGAGVKGKIGQAFEYFLPVITSSVGAEGMQLVHQKNALVYDKKEEFASAIIDLYNNKTLWTELQQNSEKSLEPFSIHVLEPIFLRIDAL; encoded by the coding sequence ATGCCGTCTCCCGACCAAGATTCTGGTTCTAATAGACTTAAAGAGATTATTTTGTTTTTTAAAAGTAAAAACTACAACTGTATTATTTGCTCAAAAGATACTTTTCGTGACAATGGTTATGTAAGTTATTTTAGCAAAATGGGAGTAATTGTGTTCGTTGAAACGAATCAATACAAAACTTACTTTGATTTTGTAAAATCAATTCCCAAAGTCGATTTTGTCTGGTATTATGGTGCACGAACATTACTTTATAATTTGAAAAAAGTAAAAGAGATTGTACCAAATGCAAAATCAATTTTTGATATGGTCGATATTCATTTTCTGCGTTACAAAAGAGCGATGGAAATTGATCCGAAACGAATTTCTATCAAGAAAAATTACAACAAGTTTTTTTTCGTTGAAACCAGATTAGCTCAAACGGTAGATTTTGTTATAACCATTTCTGATATTGAAAAGGAAATTATGTTGAAATATATCGATCCAGATAAATTGATTACGATTTCCAATATTCATTATCAAAAAATTAAAAAAGAAGAAACGCTGGCTTTTGAAGACCGCGAAGACATTCTTTTTATTGGTTCCGGACACGAACCCAACATTGATGCGGTGACTTATTTGTATCACGAAATAATGCCTATTGTTTGGCAGAAAAATGCCAATATTAAAGTTAATATAATTGGAAATGTAAAGGATAAGATCAAAAAGATTACAGATTCTAGATTTATATTTCGAGGATATGTTTCAAATATTGATTCTCTTTTTACCAAAAACAAAATAATGGTCGTGCCTTTGCGATATGGCGCTGGCGTAAAAGGAAAAATTGGACAAGCTTTTGAGTATTTTCTTCCAGTTATAACTTCTTCTGTTGGAGCAGAAGGAATGCAACTTGTTCATCAAAAAAATGCTTTGGTTTATGATAAGAAAGAAGAATTTGCATCGGCAATAATTGATTTGTACAATAACAAAACGCTGTGGACAGAATTGCAGCAAAATTCTGAGAAAAGTTTGGAGCCATTCTCTATCCATGTTTTAGAACCTATTTTTTTAAGAATCGATGCTTTATAA